The Halomarina pelagica genome segment GAGGAACGCACTGGCCACGCCGCGATCGACTCGACTGGCTTCGACCGCGACCAGCCCAGCCGTCACTACGCCAACCGCACGCATTACCGCGTCCGGGCGCTGAAAGTCACCGCGCTCGTGGATGTCGAAACGCTGTACATCACCGACATCCACTCGACCACCTCGAAGAAACACGATGCGAAGATCGGCCCGCAGGTCGCCCGACGGAACGTCGGCGACCTGCGGAGCCTCGCGGCTGATCGCGGCTACGATGCGAAAGCCTTCCGTGACGAACTCCGCGCCAACGGCATCAGACCGCTGATCAAGCACCGGATCATGAATCCACTCGATCACGCCCACAACGCCCGCATGGATCGTGATCGGTACAACCGTCGTTCGATGAACGAAACCGTCTTCTCAAGCATCAAGCGCACGCTCGGCGCTGCCGTGCGTGCGCGGAGCTGGTGGCTCGAGTTCCGTGAAATGATTCTCAAAGCTACCGTCTACAACCTCCGCCGGAGCGTCCGATATCCGTGAAATCAACCGCAGTGTACCGAAACTACAGAGCCGTTCTTTCAGCTTCAGTAGAGGTCACCATCAGCGGTTTTCACTTGTCAAACGGTCCAAACAGTCAACCTCTGGTTCGGCAGTGTTTCGGAGGATGGTTCTGGAAGCTGCGTTTTGAGTCAGAACTGTGAATCGGGATTGCTACACACAGATATGGCAGGTATCACTGTAGCGCCGTCGGAGGACAATCGTTAGGTGAAACGCACGCCTATTACCCGCGTATTATGGCAGACGAAGAAGCGACAGACCGAACGCCGGATCGAAATCCGATCCTCGACCGGCTCGACCGGTTCGTTGGGGAATGGGAACTGGAGGTGCCGCTGGACGGGCAATCGATCAGGGGTGGACGTGTTACGTTCGAGTGGCTCGAGGACAGAGCCTTCCTCGTTCAACGATCGGAGGTGGGGGATCTTTCGGACGCGCCCACCGAATGGGTGGAGAACGCGCCGCGCTCTTCAGTCTCGATCATCGGGTTGGACGATGCGAGCGAGCAGTTCACGATGCTCTATGCCGATTCACGCGACGTCTTCCGCGTGTACCAGATGAGTCTGAGCGATGACGTCTGGAAACTGTGGAGGGACGCACCGGGGTTCTCACAACGCTTTACGGGCACGTTCCACGATGACGACACGATCGAGGGGACGGTTGAACGCTCAGACGATGGGATAGAGTGGGAGCACGATCAGGACCAAATCTACACGAGGGTCAGTGAGTAGAGCGAACGATGAGATGGGTGGCACGTTAGTGTGAATAGTATATAA includes the following:
- a CDS encoding IS5 family transposase; protein product: MESEFRLFTRVTVAKAKSVVANPDEPADPEGGRGFAEWAMLTLHALRIELGKSYRVAVDLLSEMPGVLDEIGLTRLPHYTVLRTWFARIPTKTWRAFLDASVEERTGHAAIDSTGFDRDQPSRHYANRTHYRVRALKVTALVDVETLYITDIHSTTSKKHDAKIGPQVARRNVGDLRSLAADRGYDAKAFRDELRANGIRPLIKHRIMNPLDHAHNARMDRDRYNRRSMNETVFSSIKRTLGAAVRARSWWLEFREMILKATVYNLRRSVRYP